Proteins encoded within one genomic window of Bradyrhizobium sp. CB1717:
- a CDS encoding polysaccharide deacetylase family protein, producing MASDDRWLERLRLELTWLTGQALLRSRGAGAILRLAHVRPRRRGGFQPLRAHEVTPQFLDRAIRALKRWGYDFLGMDEVCRRAVTLPEKRRFVALTFDGAPKDLIKFAYPVLARHAVPFTIYVPTAFPDGVGEAWWLGLEQVIARESRISLMMGDREQRFTVTGNAEKRALFSYLESWLRSLPPAELSAAIADLCTRYRIDLAGLSREASMHWEDLAKLAADPLVTIGSATVNYPVLANMKDAAALREMTMGKVVAESAFDRDIRHLAFPFGDRASFRRSHVVMAEEAGFVSAVSTIPGIVEAEGRTNLRALPRISWDGRVRSLRMLRVLVSGVAFAPVRPTGSTTSQT from the coding sequence TTGGCATCCGACGACAGATGGCTGGAACGGCTGCGCCTCGAGCTGACCTGGCTCACCGGCCAGGCCCTGCTACGCAGTCGCGGGGCCGGCGCCATCCTGCGCCTTGCCCATGTGCGGCCGCGGCGCCGCGGCGGATTTCAGCCGCTGCGCGCGCACGAGGTCACGCCGCAATTCCTCGACCGCGCCATCCGGGCGCTGAAGCGGTGGGGTTACGATTTTCTCGGCATGGACGAGGTCTGCCGGCGTGCTGTGACGCTGCCGGAGAAGCGGCGCTTCGTGGCGCTGACTTTCGATGGTGCGCCCAAGGACCTCATCAAGTTTGCCTATCCGGTGCTGGCACGCCACGCCGTGCCTTTCACGATCTATGTGCCCACCGCGTTTCCCGACGGCGTCGGCGAAGCCTGGTGGCTCGGGCTGGAGCAGGTGATCGCGCGCGAGAGCCGCATCAGCCTGATGATGGGCGACAGGGAGCAACGCTTCACCGTCACGGGCAACGCCGAGAAGCGGGCGCTGTTCTCATATCTCGAGAGCTGGCTGCGCTCGCTGCCCCCGGCGGAGCTGTCGGCTGCGATCGCCGATCTCTGCACGCGCTACCGGATCGACCTCGCCGGGCTCTCGCGCGAAGCGTCGATGCATTGGGAGGATCTGGCGAAGCTGGCTGCCGACCCGCTGGTCACGATCGGCAGCGCGACCGTGAACTATCCCGTTCTCGCCAACATGAAGGATGCGGCCGCGCTGCGCGAGATGACGATGGGCAAGGTCGTGGCGGAATCCGCGTTCGATCGCGACATCCGGCATCTGGCGTTTCCGTTCGGCGACCGCGCTTCGTTCCGGCGCAGCCACGTCGTAATGGCTGAGGAGGCGGGCTTTGTCAGCGCGGTCTCGACGATCCCGGGCATCGTGGAGGCGGAGGGCCGAACCAATCTGCGGGCGCTGCCGCGGATTTCGTGGGACGGACGGGTGCGCTCGCTGCGCATGCTGCGCGTTCTGGTGTCAGGTGTCGCCTTTGCGCCGGTGAGGCCGACCGGCAGCACTACGAGCCAGACTTGA
- a CDS encoding GNAT family N-acetyltransferase, protein MTMAAAMQSRTAEAPARSKANRIAHVDIVGDLGEAEAVWRAFEEPGHLFTPYQRFDLLGPWQRQVGAHEGARPFIVIARDADRQPLLLLPLSLRQSHGVRTACFMGGKHTTFNMGLWNGEFAAQVGTADLDALLAPLGAHVDVLALTQQPLRWSDQQNPFAALPRQSAINGCPLLTMEPGGPPASRISNSFRRRLKSKEKKLQTLAGYRYHLATTDADVTRLLDWFFRVKPARMAEQKLPNVFAEPGVEQFVRSACLAPRGEGRVIDIHALECDEEVIAIFAGVADGQRFSMMFNTYTMSEHARYSPGLILMRYIIDRYGERGYRSLDLGIGSDDYKRMFCKDDEDIFDSFVPLTSRGKLAAMAMSSLSHGKRLVKQNQVLFDLARRLRQAFG, encoded by the coding sequence ATGACCATGGCTGCGGCGATGCAAAGCCGGACGGCAGAAGCGCCAGCACGGTCGAAAGCGAACCGTATCGCGCATGTCGATATCGTCGGAGACCTCGGCGAGGCCGAGGCGGTCTGGCGCGCCTTCGAGGAGCCCGGTCATCTCTTCACGCCCTATCAGCGCTTTGACCTGCTCGGCCCCTGGCAGCGACAGGTCGGCGCTCACGAAGGCGCCCGCCCCTTCATCGTCATCGCCCGCGACGCCGATCGCCAGCCGCTTCTGCTGTTGCCGCTCTCGTTGCGCCAGAGCCACGGCGTGCGCACGGCCTGCTTCATGGGCGGCAAGCACACGACCTTCAACATGGGCCTGTGGAACGGCGAATTCGCGGCACAGGTCGGCACCGCCGATCTCGACGCGCTGCTTGCGCCGCTCGGCGCGCATGTCGACGTGCTCGCGCTGACGCAGCAGCCGCTGCGCTGGAGCGACCAGCAGAACCCGTTTGCAGCCCTGCCGCGACAGAGCGCGATCAACGGCTGTCCGCTGCTGACGATGGAGCCGGGCGGCCCGCCCGCATCGCGGATCAGCAACTCCTTCCGCCGCCGCCTCAAGAGCAAGGAGAAGAAGCTCCAGACGCTCGCCGGCTACCGCTATCACCTGGCCACGACGGACGCGGACGTCACCCGCCTGCTCGACTGGTTCTTCCGCGTCAAGCCGGCGCGGATGGCCGAACAGAAGCTGCCGAACGTCTTCGCCGAGCCGGGCGTCGAGCAATTCGTCCGCAGCGCGTGCCTCGCGCCGCGCGGCGAAGGCCGCGTCATCGACATCCACGCGCTCGAATGCGACGAGGAAGTGATCGCGATCTTCGCCGGCGTCGCCGACGGCCAGCGCTTCTCGATGATGTTCAACACCTACACGATGTCGGAGCATGCCCGCTACAGCCCGGGCCTGATCCTGATGCGCTACATCATCGACCGTTACGGCGAGCGCGGCTACCGCTCGCTCGACCTCGGCATCGGCTCGGACGACTACAAGCGCATGTTCTGCAAGGACGACGAGGACATCTTCGACAGTTTCGTGCCGCTGACCTCGCGCGGCAAGCTCGCGGCAATGGCGATGTCATCGCTCAGCCACGGCAAGCGGCTGGTGAAGCAGAACCAGGTGCTGTTCGATTTGGCCCGACGCTTGCGGCAAGCGTTCGGGTAA
- a CDS encoding DUF2842 domain-containing protein, producing the protein MTIRTRKFLGAILLLVLATVWALLGMAAAQMPWIAESGWRQAIYYVVVGMGWVLPAMPIVSWMQRPDRVKSGS; encoded by the coding sequence ATGACGATCCGCACCCGCAAGTTCCTCGGCGCCATCCTGCTCCTGGTGCTGGCCACCGTCTGGGCCCTGCTCGGCATGGCAGCGGCGCAGATGCCGTGGATCGCCGAATCCGGCTGGCGGCAGGCGATCTACTACGTCGTGGTCGGCATGGGCTGGGTGCTGCCGGCGATGCCGATCGTGAGCTGGATGCAGCGGCCCGATCGCGTCAAGTCTGGCTCGTAG